Part of the Spinacia oleracea cultivar Varoflay chromosome 5, BTI_SOV_V1, whole genome shotgun sequence genome, ataaaatttacagtaaaccgctatctcaaaCAACGGTTTATAGGGCTAAACCGCTACCTGAAATAGCGGTTTATGTATTTAATGAACCGCTATTTCAGATAGTGGTTGAAATAACACACCAAAATCAAGTCAGGGGTTAGAGCGTTCTTATTGATttcaaaataacaaaaaaacacATCTCCCTTCCCTAGTTCCTCGTTGCTGTGGACAGCGCTGCCCCCACCCTGCCTCTCGGTCAATCGTCGGCCGACCAGTCACCCACCGACGTCGCGGCCAGACCACTCACCCACCGACGCTACTCGTCTGCCGCATAACCACCTGTTGCGGTGGCTGCAACCAGGTAAATCCCTaattctttttaaattttatttatgtaattaATTGTTTATTGAATGGAAAATTGATACAAGTATTAGGTTTTCGtttgtttagggtttaggggttTGCTCATAATTCTACACGGTTTAGGGTTTTGCAGACGCCATTGATGATGGTTGTTGAAGGTTTTGTTTGATGGTGTTATTATCAGATTACATgcgcaatatttttttttgctttttgctttaaaataaaaccatctgagatggcggttcaatgttGAACCGGGAAAAAAGAAATATTTTTCTTTCTcccttgctgacgtggacgatatggtgggaattaacttagaaagtaacgtattttgggaattattggttctatgcaatattgaaggaaatcgctctaaAAAAAAGAGGGGGAAAAGCTTTCTGAAAATTTTGTTTTGGGCGGCAAAAAATTTCAGCTATTTGCCCCTTTTGTTCACTTGAACGGGAATGTATTTGTGGTGAGCACCAAAGACTACTTCACCTCCATTTTACATCAGATGCTCTTTATTCTATGAAGGCTCATGGCTTTGGGAAATTTCTAAGATTGGTACATAGTTAGGTTGTTATCCTTATCTATATTATCCAGAAGCTTCTACACTGAGGCATTCTATTAGATTAGTGTAGAGGTGTGTATAAGAGTTCCAAAAGAGGTGGGAACTCTCTAGACTAGGAAGGCAAGGCCTATAAATATGCACTCCCTCTCATTTGTACATCTTTGACGCATTGTAAACATAACCCAAGCGATACACATAATTATGCAATTCATCATAAACAATTTTTTATGAGACTTGTCTCGGAGATTCACACAAAATGTTCTATTTCTGCTAGAGTAAACTCACGAACTCTAAGAAGATCTTGGCGTGGAGATATCTATAAACATAAAATTATGACATAAGAAATCTGATATACGAAAACATAGTAAGAAACCTAAATTGAAAAATATACATCATTCATTCACCCAGTTTCCTACTTGCTTGTACCTAAAAGATCCATTTTTACCCTTTCCCTATCTATTTTATTAATCGATTGCATTTCCATCAATATCAAGAGCACTAATAGTAAAACCAAAATGACCCTTATGCACATGGGGTGACAGGTTACTATTGGGTAGAATTGCATATACCACAAGCAACTATAAATGCTCGAAACAATTATGGTGTACGTCTCATAGATGAAATACGAGGTTTTGCAAGAGCTTTTCAAAACATCTCATACGAAATTCGTAATGGATTCTCAATTTAGGATTAAGGTATTGCACAAATTAGCCTAACCTGGAATAGTGTTGCAGTATGTGACTtcataggattaatatattttagttgtaggacAATCAATATTGTCTAATTGCCAAAAATATCTAAAGACATAATTCCTTCGTAATATTCAGTTAAATTAAGTTTAATTCAAAAGcattcagttaagttcaattcAGTTAAGATAATTTCAGTTCAACTCAAAAGAACAAAACCGAACACAATAATGTATTACTAAGAATATGAAAATCCTTCTTCATTCTGCTGACTTCTAAGGGTTCCTTGTCTATCTCCCTGGAAAATGCTGAATCCTACCCATTTGCATGCATTATGAGTTTTACTTTAATCATAAGCAGCATGTTTAAAATATTAGGACACAAGAAGAAACAGAAACAGAGGTGTTGAAGATGCAAAATCCATATCATTTGGTTATTCAGTAACTAAGAGAGTAGgttgaattttaaaaaagatAAACATATTGCGTTACAAATTGACTAGTTATCTGAGGTGAAAATTGGCCGTCAGCATTTCTTGTATCATGTGTTCTTGTACAGTTAACAAAAGCACCTCTTTCAATCTTCATATCCTTGAACAACTCCTTTTTTTACGCTATTCTTACTCATCTGCGGATACAGATGAATGAGTTGGGTATCTCCATTGCACATCTCCCCAGGTGCTCTGACCATCAGTCACCTCTTTAATAACAGATGAAACCTCATCAACCGGGACTCGAATCTGTTGCTTGCTGTCTCTCTCCCGAACTGTGACAGAGTCTATTGAGTCAACAGTGATGGCAAAGGGTACTCCAAGTTCATCAGTTCTTGCATAACGCTTGCCTATCGATGTGCCTGCAAAAGTAACATTGGTGGTCGGTAATTTATAACTACAAATGGAACTGTAGTCAAGCTACTGATCTCTTTACAAGCCAAAACGAGGCAGACAAAAAATCTGGCAGAGACTATCAATAGTTAACAGATGAAACTGAAAACTGAACTCACAGCTCTCTACCAGATTCCATGAAAAATACTACATACATGACAGACCAAGTTCAATATTGAAAACAATATCAAATGCCAAGCTATCTGAGAATATTCACATACTTATATGACAATGCTTTGACCATATCTCAAAAGCTCTCAAGGTCCTACAAATAgctgaataattaattaaactctttggTCCCACTAAATAATTAGGGTTAATGCATTTAGCGACAAATCAACAAGACAATATCACTACCCCAATGTAAACGATATCCAAGGTTCTACAGATTCTACAAAGGGCATACCTTTGTAGTCCTGTTGAAGTGAGATTATCATTTCTTGGAGGTTTCTTTTGTATCCCACAGAAAGGATCCGCCATTTAAGATTTAATCACCAGACCAAACAAGAAAATCACTACTTATCACTTTATTAGCACTGTGAGTGTGGACAAAGTATGTACCTTGAAATTTCAAGGACATATCAGAATATAAAGGGTTCAACTCATCTTGTTAATCAagtaaaaaaaatgataaaagcATAAAACTATACGCACGCAAAAAAATACTAGTACGCTTTAGACTAATGCTAAAAGTTTCaagctctcctctttctctGCTCTTTGTTTCGTGTCTCAAAAGACCATTTCTACGGCCTTTAATCCATCAGCAATCATACTAGAAACAGCAAACTCACACCTTAAACTCCCTTTCGCTGCATCAATTATCTCACTCCTATACATGCCATTTTGGGCAACCACCGTTCTAGAACCAGCAAACCTTACTGGGAAAGCAATGGTAATTTCCAAACAGAGGGGGGGTAATGTTGGTTAAAGCCTTAAAGGTAGGCATCTTCTTTTGAAGTTTGGCTCTCAATCTCTCTTTGCTCCTTTGGATGCCTCCGGTATACATGTATAATATTCCATGATACCTAGCACTTctattttttaagaaaaaaattgaCAGAGGGAAGGAAAGAAAGAAGAATAAGAGAGGGGAAACAATTATCAAAGGCCGGAATCTTCACATTTTTTCCTGGAAACCAATGGTAATGTTCTACCAAAAGAAATGGTTTGATAACACACCGCAAAACGAAAACAAAAAAACTTAAAGGTACTTCTCCCTTCACTCCTACTTaatttacactattcacatactcTACATTAAACATCGTGTGTGATATACACATagaaaaacatagtcgtgttggatcttgttagatttgtctcaatgtcattttcaaaatatcaatttttttattttcatatgtTCATAAGTAAAATTACTGCATCAGCAAAGGTGAAAGTAATTTTAtagatataaaagaacaaaagttGGCCTCACAAAAAGTGCTTCGACTCTTAAGGTcttattttgacaaaatttccTTAATTAGATTTCCTCTTTATTTGATAGAATGACAAGCAAAATTTAGAACCAAGTTCCATCTTACGATAGTGAGCAGGATTAACTTCTCAAATACCCAAATAAAAAGTGAAAAGGACCCTAGAAGAAATTACGTAGTTTTATATATTTGCAATCTGAACAAGTTGGTCACACCCCTCACGCCTTAGTTCGACAAGCTGACTTCATGGAAGCCAGCACAAGTTGTCAACTCAGCATGACAAGGTAGACACACTAGAAAGTAGCATACTTCTGCGGCTAGCAGTGCATCTAATCAAGCATGCAACAGTTGTATAATCCATGCTATGCATAACTCTCCTTTCCAAAACCATTGGCCATACTTGACTTTTGAGGTCAACCTCGCAATTTCCAAACAATCAATTCCTATCAAGTGCAATTTGGCAATAATCACAACACTTGCCTCTTTGGGCCGTTATCAAATAATTGCTAAACTTGGCATGAGACCACTACTATTTTATTGTTTCACTCTCCTACAAACCAGTGAGGTTATTGTACTATTTTTTACTGTTTCTCTCCCCCACTGTCCCACAAGCAATTGAAGTACCACATTAACGGATTAACGGATTAACACCAATTGCACATTAAAATATCGCTTTCCATGTACTACTCACTTGATATCCTAAAACTACATGCTGTTATTTTAAAACGGGGGAAGTATAAATTGATGATCTTGTAAAAGGTtctttcaaaaaatataaataattattttcacAACTTCCCATGTCACTGCTTTTGACAAATATATATATCCATTAGCCAACATAAGTGAGTtgtaaccaataaaaataacaaatgaCCTATTATTTCAGTTGATTCATCAAGCAGTTCTTACGCATGGgataaaattttcatttttagattaTAAAAACTTCAACGGAATATACAAATACATATAGTGGCTCATCTCCCTATTTTTTGGTTGAAGGAAGTTCAAATTTACTCATGAAGTATAGTTCATGCATGTGATGAAATCCCTTCTCAAAGTAAAGAACTTCCATGCTCATACAAACACAAATACTGACTCATgtcatttttctttttccagTACAAAGAAAGTCATCTTAGGAAATCACAAAATTAGTCGCCAGAGCTAGTCAATGAAGGATGATAAGCGTACCTGTAGTGTCAATCTTATGCGAGATACCAGCCGCAGCCAATGACTTAACAATCTGTCCAGCGACTTTCTCATAATCCTGATTTTGAACCAGAGGAAACACAGTGCATTTTATTGGAGCCACAAGAGGGGGGAAACGGAAGACGTTCAATTGCTCATCTCCGGCTTTGCTTGCCCTGGTGTAAAAAGAATGCTCGTACAAACAGTATATGATTCGCCCAATACCAAAAGATGGCTCAATAACTGATGGCGTAAAAACCCTTTGATgttccttcttcttctccttcttgATCGTTACCATCTTGTTGGTTATTGTCACATTTTTCTCAAGAGTGCACACCTTGAATTCCACTTCACCCTTAGACTCCAAGTTGGCCTTCATATCCATGGCGTCTTTTTCATCCATGGCCTGCATAAAAACAACACCAAAGCAAATAAGAAAATCATTAACATTCAACTAAAAGGGTCTATTGGTTTCaaacttattttaacttattttgacttatttcagaaaaataagttcagataagttcatatagcaaaataagttcagctgttcagataagttaagtttTTCCggcaaaagtgagttttttccAGACAATttaacacacaaataagttattttcaacaaaattacgtttaaacaaaataagttcaagttCAGGTCAAATTCAGGTGAACCAAACATAGTGAAGTAACCAGTAATATAGTCTCACTGAAGCATAGTATAAATGGAATCTTAAGCAATTACCTCCAATGCTTCAACCACCATCTTCTGGTTCCCCTTAAATGCAAGGCCAAGCTCCCTTTTAACTGGAGTAATAGTAACTTTCTGAAAGTATATCATATACATACATCAGCAAAGTTGGCCATGACCACATGCTCTAGGACCAGAGGTGAAAAAAGAAGAAAGGTTATAAGGAAGATAGGAAAGTGGTAATACCTCTACTTCTATTGGTTCTGCGTATTTCTCATGAGCCACAAGAGCTACGCCACTTTTATCCTAAACAAGGTTAGAACGTTGTAAGTCCATGGACTTCATTGGCATCTTTTGTTTAAAgttaacataaaataatattattatcaTCAAACAAAAAGGATGTGTACTAACTGCATAACGTTAGCATTTGAAAAACAAATAATTGTTACCAAACTTTTACCGTGTGAGCATGCAAATCATATGCAGATCTGTCAGCAATGCCAACACACTCAATCCAACCATATGAGCATTCAATCTCAGCATCCCAACAATCAGCAGCATAGTGAGCCATCTCCTTTGAAAGATGCTGACGGAATCGCAACTTTTCTTTGTCAATACCAAGGCTGGTGAGGAAGATGTACACCCTACCAATGAAATAACCCAGAGTTTCATTGTTGACAGTGCCCTGTATAATAGGAACACAAAACATCAGCAAAAATTAATGAGATTACTCAGAGTGCTTAAGAGGAACTATAAGGAGAAAGGACATAGAACATCAATATAATCTAACCTTGCTAACTGCTTCACCGAGGGCCATTTTCTTTGCAGACTGCCCAGACTCCTGTAACTCCCTCGGAAACATCAAAAACTCCAAACTTGCAACATCAGGAAATTTTTTATGAGACTTGTCCTGGGGATCCACAAAATGTTCTATTTCTGCTAGAGTAAACTCACGAACTCTAAGAAGACCTTGGCGTGGAGATATCTATATACATAAAATTATGACATGAGAATTCTGATATAGGAAAACATCATAAGAAACATGAATTGAAAAATATGCATCATTCATTCACTAAGTTGCCTGTCAACAGACCCATGTTTACCCTTTCCCTGTCTGATTAATTATTAATCGATTGCATTTCCATCAATATCAAGAGCACTAATAATGTAGTGTTGGAAAGAATTGCATATGTATGTCTCAGAGATGAAATACGAGGTTTTGCAAGAGCTTTTCAAAACACAGCACACCAGACTTAATCTACCCGACCACAAATCAGCATGTCAGAATAGCTGAAATTTATTCACAGAAACACAGTGAAGATTACAGACCTCATTTCTAAAGGCTTGACCAATTTGGGCAGCAGCAAAAGGAAGCTTATTTCCATTATAATAGTACAGGTCCTTGAAGTTCACAAAAATACCTTGTGCGGTCTCTGGCCGCATAAACCTACAAGCAACGGCATGAAAGCAAGGCAAGATAACAAAAAGCAGGGGTAGACAAATTCAGCCAATATATGATTTGAGGAAATTGCAAACTTACCCAGGGCTTACACCAGAGGGACCTATCGAGGTCTGAAACATCAAATTAAAGGGATACGGATCAGAAAGCTCATTTTTGGTCTCAGGTGCAGTTATGCCATATTCCTTTATCTTTGCACCCAATTCCTCGGGAGAGAGACCATCCAACACAGCCAAAACATGCTCAAATTCTTCTCTTTTTTTGGCAGGTAAACTGAGATCCTTCTCAAGTACCTCCTTGCAGAAATCCTTGATCAAGTGGTCTGCACGGTAACATGTGCCGGTCTTTTCATCCTTGACCATAAGGTCAGTAAACTTATCCACGTGTCCTGAGGCTTTTAGTACAACTTCCGGCGTCACACATGGGCAATCAACTTCCAACATGTTTTCTTGCATGACAAAATGCTGGTGATGcacaatatttaaaaaaaaatcagatcttTAATACAGGTCCATATTAAGTTTTTGAGCCTAAGATTCATCATCTTAAAGTTTCTTAGAACATGTAAAATCACcataatccaaaatccaaaatccaaaattctCAGTAAGCTACGGAACAAAAGTCATATGCTTTGAATATGCTTTGATATTAAGCTAGTAAAGTAGAGAATTGGACATTAATATGGAAAAATGCTCATTGACAATACATGCAATCAATCAAATGTTTCATGTTTCAAATATTCGACACCAAATTTCACATGAATCAAATATTCGACACCAAATTTCACATGAATTTTCACTCAACATATGTATAACCAAATCACAACGCCTAAACAATCAAATCAATCGAATAGATCATCAGAATTACGCAATTTATCACTAATTCAAAAAGTATATCAGTACCTGACGCCAATAGGCAAGAACGTTCTGCTTAACAGCACAACCAGGAGGACCATAATCATAAAGACCAGCAACACCACCATAGATCTTAAACGAAGGAACGTAAAACAATTTCCTTTCCAGCGTATTAATCACGCCTTGTCGAAATGCCTCCCTACTTTCACCGCCATTACTCTTCAAAATCGCCTGAAGCTGCTCCTCAATCGAAGACTTCTCCAATTTCAGGCCCTTGAGAGCTTCAACGGCGGCGTTGACGGAAGCCTTATCGGCGGCGGAAGATCCCTTGAGCTCCCTCACGGCGGTTGCTTGGGCGTCGACGGCGGCTTGCTTCTCAGCTAGGGATTGCCGGAGTGAGATTTCAGTGGAATCCATAGATGACGGAGGTTGAAGATTGGTGGCGGAGGTACGGAGGTGAGAAATGAAGATTAGgggttttgaggagagagaaaggggtttAAAAGAAGGGTGTGGTTTTGGAAGTGGATGAAGTAGTGAGCCCACTCTTCTGTAAATATTCCCTAGTATCAATCGATGATACATGAAAATATGAAATGCTGTTTTACGTTTCGTGACCTTATCTATCACTTTAGATCCACTTCTTTGTCCTCTATAATTTTTCAACTAAATGGTGTTTTAGGTTTCGTGACCTTATCTATCACTTTAGATCCACTTCTATCTCTTCTTTGTCCTTTATAATTTTTCAACAAAAGATTTTGCGCACACAAGGTATATAATAAATTTAGTGTACactaagataacttttatgtgCAGTTTtatgtaactttaacctagttgattttaaatatattttttttattaaaatgaaaaatttatcactaaaaaatagataatttttacatatatgaaggtaacttttaagcattttgagtcaacttttactccggtgtacaatatttattgtacaccacttgtaaataagaatttatgattTTTCAACTAGTATGTGCCCGTGTTAATACACGagatatatataaatatataaagtTGATAAAGTAATATAAAAAACAAAATCTTTACCTATAAACATTAAATTAAATCTGCAGATGTCTTGttgcaaataataataagtactGAGTAAAAAAATTAATCTCGTCTTAGTTTTCCATTCTCTGCATATATGGTTTAAGCAAGTGACTTAGGCTcagataatatccagatcataactgatctgtacagatcatgtccagatcatgttcaaatctgcaaagatcttgtctacatagaaccgatccttacagaaccaatatgttcatATCAAAACCtatttgtacagatcatatccagatcagaatcgatatgtccaaattataattggtctagatatcgactctgtacagattatgttcagttcagaattgatctgcaaagatcatgtccatatcagaattgatttgtacagattatgaccagatcagaaccgGTCAGTACAGGTCATTACCAGATCATGTTGATATaagaactgaactgtacagaCCATAACTAATtggaactgatctgtacagatcatgtccagatcagaactaatctatacatatcatgtccagatcagaactgatcatgtccaaatcagaacggATATGTtcaaatcatgtctagatcagaaccgatctgtacaaatcatatccatatcagaacttatatgtctagatcataaccgatctatctaaatcatgtataggtctatctaatataaggaatagttaaatcatgagaaaagtcaaataaataataacaatattataaaatgtagatttttgtttaaacttaattctgaAGAATCATATCAGATTagattagatcagatcagattagatcagaccagatcatatcagatcagatcagaaaaaataagttcagatcagatcggatcagatcagatcagatcagatcataaaaaataagttcagatcatatcagatcaggagaaataaggtgaactaaacagggccttaatTAGACACTAAGTTAAATATTACTTCAAAATGTATGTGTCTGATAATTATGCATAAAATATTATGATTAGTACGGAAGACATTGAAAATGTGATaaatgtcatgtcatcattttTGGTCCCGAAAAAGTCAAATGTTGACTTCTATTATTAAATGACACATAAAATTGtttaatttgggttataaatCAAATAGGCCAATTTTATTCAAATTGCTTTTATTTAATAGAAGTGGGTTATTTAAATGGGTAGGAAGAAAGGAAGCTCAATTATCTATCAAAGGGGAAACACTAAACCTAGGAGAATGATATAAAAAGCTATCTCCAAATCATTTGCCTGACACACTGAAAGTAGTATACAAAACCTACTACTCTTTAGATCGAAAATCCTAAGACTGCTTCCAAGCACACAAGTCGACATCAAATCCCGGTGAAAAAAAGAACAAGAAGAACAAGTGTCGTTCTACCTCCATACGACGTTATTAAAAGAGAACAAACCTGGTGGCCCTCGCTCAAGACGTCCGACAAAACAAGTTCTTACGGTTGTGGAGATCGAATAAATGGATAAACATCTTAGAGATTGTACCAGAAATTACacaaatcaataaaaaatattatgttCACTTATTTTGAGTAGCCATGCATAAGTGTTTCATCTACTTTTTagcttttaggtggtaaaaaacaagttttaatttttttttaggtggtaaaatacaagttttagttttttaggcggtaaaaaataatttatcgatcttttttaggtggtaaaaaataatttgtcataatattaatgttataaaagtctagtctagtctagtcaaaTGTGATCTTcaatttaatatgttttggttgaccttacttatgttttattagtatcatgttagaattgtccgtttaatagaatcatgttaggattgttcgtttaatagaatcatgttaggattattattcatttagtatgtagtactcagctttgctaaTTACgcgctttgtttgtgtgtgttgatcatggctatgcctcattgatcctgtgatgacccattttggtgagcagtctctaaggatcaataagcattgtctaTCTgtaggtttgaagatgatgcatcattgggttcAGGATTGGAGAGCTTGTAGTTTAGTTTTAATACtctaagttaacttgggtttgtttaagtgGACTTTGAACTCGTTGAATTAGTTATGATAACTATTTTTCATTGGTTGATTCTGGATTTAATTTCGTAGTTGACTATTCATAAACTTAAAGTTAGTTATTATGTTTTCCGCGGcgaaattctgaataagccgatacgttttcacacgggcgataatgccttgattattctctatatttatgttttattaaaatgttattttagaaaagagtgaattgtcggggtgttacaattatTGTCAGTGCACTGGCTTCCTAGCTTGTCAAGCAATTGAGAAATGGGTCTTGGTCcatattcacaacaaaaaaccTGATTTGGGTCTTatctcacaacttttttttttaaaaaaaaaaaaggtcattTGTCACAATTTTTTGATCATAAAAGGTCCTTTATGACAAAAACTTATTCGTTTTTAATGGGTCACATGCAGTGCACGTGGTGGTCAACGCAGGAGAAATGAGTTTGACTGCCGGAAAATGGGTATTGGTccctattcacaacaaaaaaccTGATATGAGTATTATCTCTCACATTTTTTAAAAGGTTTTTTGTCACAATTTTTTGACTATAAAGGGTCATTTCTAACAAAAATTCTTAAATATTAATGTTTACAATTAGTAGCAGGTGTGCGGTTCGATCCTTCCCACCTTACATTTACTCTTCCTGTTCTTTTAAAATTGACAACTTTCCTTCTTTTTTCCACCTGCCTTTTTACTTTTCTATTTGATATAATTTTCTTTCAGCTCTACTATGATTTATCatattcataaaaaaaaaatctatttttTGTTTTCACTCTTCCACAAAAAGGTAAATAAGTTTCATACTCTTCCATAAAAAAGGTGAATAATTTCATAGTATTCATATGAACGTAACAACTAAAGTCTTTCGTGCTCCAAACATCTCTAAATGTACGTGTTATATTCCCTAAAAGAATCGATATTTAACGAAGACATAATCATTAATCCGTAGTCCGTACACTGACATTTCCCCTAACTCGTCCCTCTTTATTCCTTATAAGATACGTAGTATAAAGCACTTTATCTATGAGATTTAATTAGATATATAAATACTAGGATACTATTAGTTACTATATACGAAATATATTATAAGGGGTCCTAATCTCTTAACTTTGCCTAAAGCCCTTAAATTGTTAGGAACAAGCCTGCATAATTTTATGGTGTTGCAAGATCTGTCTCGATATATTTTTACAAATTATAAAATCTCTTACAATATATGAACGTTTAGGGATTGCATTATACTTGATGCAAATAGTGATTGTCAAGAACATTTAGAATCAAAGGTAGTACATGACAAGTATTCTtgctcaattaaaaaaaatattactaaGTCGTTATTTATAACATACGAGTATATTTTTGTGTGAAAGTAGGCCAAAAAAtctttttttatgtttaatcCGGGAGATATAGACTTTAATTTCTTCGTGGTGTATTTTTCTGTAACAAACCATCTTATTACATTGAAACCCACACTTAATCATGTCAAGTATTTCCCTTTTAAGAAAATACGAAAAGCGGATTTTATTTAAAACGACGCCGTTGAATCTCATAGAAATAAAACCTCTATTAATATCCAAATCCAATTATTAGTGCACTCAATATCATTTTCCCAGACAACGAAAGAGTATAGAAAAAAAAACCTAGCCCCCAATATTCACTTTAAGTTTCAAATCTAGAAAACATGTATGAGGATAACGCGCAACCGAGGATGGGTAGCAACACAATTAGATCTATTCATGGTGTTGGTCATCGAAAACTCATGGCAGGTGAAATTTGGTTATACGTTTCCCCTTTTTTGTTTAGAGTTTATATGAATAACATAAATGGTTGTTTTTAAAATTGTCgcaatgaattttttttttttccattaaaTAAATGGATCTATGTTCTAACTACTTCTTTTTTTGAATATCTGATGCATGATTAGTCGATCAACTTATTCATTGATTCATTCTATACATTTTTAGCgtgtttacaattttttttatgttgtttcATGCAATTGAGAAAGTTGGATATCCGATCTGAAATTCTGAATGGAGAAGACTTTGACCCAAATGAATCGAATATTAATTTTTCTAATATCCAAAAAATTGGATCTTGTAGCTGGATATGATGGATATCCGATGCAAAAAATCTTCGTGAATTTTAATCAAAACGGTGttgtattctaattaaatttgaGTGTGCTAGATGATAAATTATGTATTCAATACATTTAGAGGTGATCGATCATATAGAACTCGGTCTGTTGGCCCTACCCGTCCAAAAAATGACGAGTTTAAGCATAACTAATTGaacattgtttttatttttagtttcagGAAATCCCAAAACTGAAGTATTGATCACAAATTTAGCCAGGCACAAAAATGCCTTGAAATGGAAGAATTTGGGGAGGAAAATTTAGCCCAAACTTGGACCCAACCAAAAGGCCCATATTCTTTACCAAGACCCGACCCGACACAATTCATAGCCAGGTGTAAAACACTCTAATTGTTAT contains:
- the LOC110784605 gene encoding glycine--tRNA ligase, mitochondrial 1 — protein: MYHRLILGNIYRRVGSLLHPLPKPHPSFKPLSLSSKPLIFISHLRTSATNLQPPSSMDSTEISLRQSLAEKQAAVDAQATAVRELKGSSAADKASVNAAVEALKGLKLEKSSIEEQLQAILKSNGGESREAFRQGVINTLERKLFYVPSFKIYGGVAGLYDYGPPGCAVKQNVLAYWRQHFVMQENMLEVDCPCVTPEVVLKASGHVDKFTDLMVKDEKTGTCYRADHLIKDFCKEVLEKDLSLPAKKREEFEHVLAVLDGLSPEELGAKIKEYGITAPETKNELSDPYPFNLMFQTSIGPSGVSPGFMRPETAQGIFVNFKDLYYYNGNKLPFAAAQIGQAFRNEISPRQGLLRVREFTLAEIEHFVDPQDKSHKKFPDVASLEFLMFPRELQESGQSAKKMALGEAVSKGTVNNETLGYFIGRVYIFLTSLGIDKEKLRFRQHLSKEMAHYAADCWDAEIECSYGWIECVGIADRSAYDLHAHTDKSGVALVAHEKYAEPIEVEKVTITPVKRELGLAFKGNQKMVVEALEAMDEKDAMDMKANLESKGEVEFKVCTLEKNVTITNKMVTIKKEKKKEHQRVFTPSVIEPSFGIGRIIYCLYEHSFYTRASKAGDEQLNVFRFPPLVAPIKCTVFPLVQNQDYEKVAGQIVKSLAAAGISHKIDTTGTSIGKRYARTDELGVPFAITVDSIDSVTVRERDSKQQIRVPVDEVSSVIKEVTDGQSTWGDVQWRYPTHSSVSADE